In Streptomyces sp. NBC_01381, a genomic segment contains:
- a CDS encoding PAS domain S-box protein, which yields MDTAPSTDSVLWRNRAMRLFDRIPTPVAVCAADGAIILANPAMAAEWGSAPGALRDRNVLELFRPEEKTQVVRIVEALRLGRRSRYPVAVRWEAADGVRRHGELTAEPVSDTADEVPGLLVLLRVLGEDTAPAAPETTAVATPSEARILALLATGATTERAARETGLTRDGVTYHLRRLTERWGASNRTELVARAYALGVLVPGEWPPKVAAAATGGQPIG from the coding sequence ATGGACACGGCGCCGTCGACGGACTCCGTGCTGTGGCGCAACCGCGCCATGAGGCTGTTCGACCGCATCCCGACGCCGGTCGCGGTGTGCGCCGCCGACGGGGCGATCATCCTGGCCAACCCGGCGATGGCGGCGGAGTGGGGCAGCGCGCCCGGCGCCCTGCGCGACCGCAACGTCCTGGAACTGTTCCGCCCCGAGGAGAAGACCCAGGTCGTGCGGATCGTCGAGGCGCTGCGCCTGGGCCGCCGCTCCCGCTACCCCGTCGCCGTGCGCTGGGAGGCCGCCGACGGCGTGCGCCGCCACGGCGAGCTGACGGCGGAGCCGGTGAGCGACACCGCCGACGAGGTCCCCGGGCTGCTCGTACTGCTCCGCGTCCTGGGCGAGGACACCGCCCCCGCCGCGCCGGAGACGACGGCTGTGGCCACCCCGTCCGAGGCCCGCATCCTGGCCCTGCTCGCCACGGGCGCCACCACGGAAAGGGCGGCCCGCGAAACGGGCCTCACCCGCGACGGCGTCACCTACCACCTGCGCCGCCTGACCGAGCGCTGGGGCGCGTCGAACCGGACGGAGCTGGTCGCGCGGGCGTACGCGCTGGGGGTGCTGGTTCCGGGGGAGTGGCCGCCGAAGGTGGCGGCAGCGGCGACCGGGGGTCAACCGATCGGTTGA
- a CDS encoding LysR family transcriptional regulator has product MGDKDSDGSPGAAQTTSAAGGPLDLNLLRTFLAVYRSGSFTSAARLLGLSQPTVTTQIRALERQLDRELFERLPRGVAPAPFADALAARIVDPLDALAAVTGHGGPLDGAPAGPVHLAGPAEMLCHCALPALAPLVEKGVRLRVSTGLTDPLLDELRAGRHDLVIATARPRGRSLHAVPLADEEFVLVAAESWAERIGGPDRIAAEGPAVLHGVPLVTYAEDLPIARRYWRHVFGKRLTREASVTVPDLRGVLSAVIAGAGFSVLPRYLCRDALAAGSLVLLHDPQDAPINTGYLVQRPGSADNPHVALVRDRLIQSARAW; this is encoded by the coding sequence ATGGGAGATAAGGATTCCGATGGATCGCCGGGAGCGGCGCAGACGACGAGTGCCGCCGGCGGTCCGCTGGACCTGAACCTGCTGCGTACGTTCCTGGCGGTGTACCGGTCGGGCTCCTTCACGTCTGCCGCGCGCCTGCTCGGCCTCTCGCAGCCCACCGTCACCACCCAGATCCGCGCCCTGGAGCGGCAGCTCGACCGGGAGCTGTTCGAGCGGCTGCCGCGCGGCGTCGCCCCCGCGCCGTTCGCGGACGCGCTCGCTGCCCGCATCGTCGATCCCCTCGACGCCCTCGCGGCGGTCACCGGTCACGGCGGCCCCCTCGACGGCGCCCCTGCCGGGCCCGTCCATCTGGCGGGCCCGGCCGAGATGCTCTGCCACTGCGCGCTGCCCGCCCTCGCGCCGCTGGTCGAGAAGGGCGTCCGGCTGCGGGTCAGCACCGGCCTGACCGATCCGCTCCTGGACGAGCTGCGCGCCGGACGCCACGACCTGGTGATCGCCACGGCCCGGCCCCGCGGGCGTTCCCTGCACGCCGTGCCGCTGGCCGACGAGGAGTTCGTCCTGGTCGCAGCGGAGTCGTGGGCCGAGCGGATCGGCGGCCCCGACCGGATCGCCGCCGAAGGGCCCGCGGTGCTGCACGGCGTCCCGCTCGTCACCTACGCCGAGGATCTGCCGATCGCCCGCCGCTACTGGCGGCACGTGTTCGGCAAGCGCCTGACCCGCGAGGCCTCCGTCACCGTGCCCGACCTGCGCGGCGTGCTCTCCGCCGTGATCGCGGGCGCGGGCTTCTCCGTGCTGCCCCGCTATCTCTGCCGCGACGCGCTGGCCGCGGGCAGCCTCGTCCTGCTGCACGATCCGCAGGACGCGCCGATCAACACCGGCTACCTGGTCCAGCGCCCAGGCTCCGCGGACAACCCGCACGTCGCGCTGGTCCGCGACCGGCTGATCCAGTCGGCCCGCGCCTGGTAG
- a CDS encoding molybdopterin cofactor-binding domain-containing protein has protein sequence MAAQRRSAQDAEAEPNGPDGSEGPGRRRVLAYLLAAPTLAVGVRFGVDSAGESAEAVVPSPPQPENLLDLGDLQNLAAAPTAGLIAVQVHTDGTASFAVPRAEVGQGMTTAVAMMIAEEMDLPIGKVKVTMADARPELLMNQMTGGSNSMRSMYRPVRVAAAVARQRLVATAAEQWGVDASELTTKDGVIAYGSEKSATYGSLAKAAASTHVVQASARLKDPSEFTVLGTPQNRVDALAAVTGKKTFGMDLHVPDAKPTMVRRPPTINGTVVSVENADAVRDMPGITDVVTVRHGVAVRGETFGQCIDALRALKVTWGRGTVDGESDDTVLAKLKKAALPMVVPPLLTKKVDAEFTFAFASNSPLEPDNAIADVRADRAEIWSSLKVPIVAQRDIATRLGLPQKAVTVHVIEGGGSFGRHLFHDVAAEAAEISQKMGKPVKLSWSRTDNFRQGRTHPMCVSRVRATYGLGNVLSYEQRHTSSQTDFGHGLGEMITSTAAKLPVAGNLTFAETIFQLTQSTPYNFGVTTQLLNEVPLKFNTGSMRNIYSPNVACARELVVDLLAAKLGKGPVEFRREFLKDKRLRAVLDKAVEEGEWGKSLPAGIAQGIALHSEYRGAVAALVEIDCRPETVNRKVKDGVTGPRVTKALMVVDAGFAINPRGLEAQLMGGMNDALAMALTSSLHIKDGIPLEGSWDNYFYTRQWNTPPDLRVVVMARTGDKPAGAGELGVAPAFAAIACAYARATGTLPTSFPINHGTLSFEPLPLEPSTPQSPTDGLDRAY, from the coding sequence ATGGCAGCACAGCGCCGTTCGGCACAGGATGCGGAGGCTGAACCGAATGGGCCCGACGGGTCCGAGGGGCCCGGCCGCCGCAGGGTGCTCGCCTATCTGCTCGCGGCGCCCACGCTGGCCGTCGGCGTACGGTTCGGCGTCGACTCGGCCGGCGAGAGCGCCGAGGCCGTGGTGCCGTCGCCGCCGCAGCCCGAGAACCTCCTCGACCTCGGCGATCTGCAGAACCTGGCGGCGGCGCCCACCGCGGGCCTGATCGCCGTCCAGGTGCACACCGACGGCACCGCGTCCTTCGCGGTGCCGCGCGCTGAGGTGGGCCAGGGCATGACCACGGCGGTCGCGATGATGATCGCCGAGGAGATGGACCTGCCCATCGGCAAGGTCAAGGTGACGATGGCCGACGCCCGCCCTGAACTCCTGATGAACCAGATGACCGGCGGCTCGAACTCGATGCGCAGCATGTACCGCCCGGTGCGCGTCGCGGCGGCCGTGGCCCGGCAGCGGCTCGTGGCGACGGCCGCCGAGCAGTGGGGCGTCGACGCGTCCGAACTCACCACCAAGGACGGCGTCATCGCGTACGGCTCCGAGAAGAGCGCCACGTACGGATCGCTCGCGAAGGCGGCGGCAAGCACCCACGTCGTCCAGGCCTCGGCCCGGCTGAAGGACCCCTCGGAGTTCACCGTCCTCGGCACCCCGCAGAACCGCGTCGACGCGCTGGCCGCCGTGACCGGGAAGAAGACGTTCGGGATGGACCTGCACGTCCCGGACGCCAAGCCGACGATGGTGCGCAGGCCGCCGACGATCAACGGCACGGTCGTGTCCGTGGAGAACGCGGACGCGGTGCGGGACATGCCGGGCATCACCGATGTCGTGACCGTCCGGCACGGTGTGGCGGTGCGCGGCGAGACGTTCGGCCAGTGCATCGACGCGCTGCGGGCGCTGAAGGTGACCTGGGGCCGTGGCACCGTCGACGGGGAGTCGGACGACACCGTCCTCGCCAAGCTCAAGAAGGCGGCGCTGCCGATGGTCGTGCCGCCGCTGCTCACCAAGAAGGTCGACGCCGAGTTCACCTTCGCGTTCGCCAGCAACAGCCCGCTGGAGCCCGACAACGCGATCGCGGACGTGCGCGCCGACCGGGCCGAGATCTGGTCGAGCCTCAAGGTGCCGATCGTCGCCCAGCGGGACATCGCCACGCGGCTCGGGCTGCCCCAGAAGGCGGTCACCGTGCATGTGATCGAGGGCGGCGGCTCGTTCGGGCGGCATCTCTTCCACGACGTGGCCGCCGAAGCCGCCGAGATCTCGCAGAAGATGGGCAAGCCGGTCAAGCTGTCGTGGTCCCGTACGGACAACTTCCGGCAGGGGCGCACGCATCCGATGTGTGTCTCACGGGTCCGCGCGACGTACGGGCTCGGCAATGTGCTCAGCTACGAGCAGCGGCACACCAGTTCACAGACCGACTTCGGGCACGGCCTGGGCGAGATGATCACGTCGACGGCGGCGAAGCTGCCGGTGGCGGGCAATCTGACGTTCGCCGAGACCATCTTCCAGCTGACCCAGTCCACTCCGTACAACTTCGGGGTGACCACGCAGCTGCTCAATGAGGTGCCGCTGAAGTTCAACACGGGCAGCATGCGCAACATCTACTCGCCGAACGTGGCGTGTGCCAGGGAGCTGGTCGTCGACCTGCTCGCGGCGAAGCTCGGCAAGGGTCCCGTGGAGTTCCGCCGCGAGTTCCTCAAGGACAAGCGGCTGCGGGCCGTACTGGACAAGGCGGTTGAGGAAGGCGAGTGGGGCAAGTCCCTTCCCGCCGGGATCGCGCAGGGCATCGCGCTGCACTCCGAGTACCGGGGAGCGGTCGCCGCGCTCGTCGAGATCGACTGCCGGCCGGAAACGGTGAACCGGAAGGTGAAGGACGGAGTCACCGGACCGCGCGTCACCAAGGCGCTGATGGTCGTGGACGCGGGCTTCGCCATCAACCCCCGTGGCCTGGAAGCCCAGTTGATGGGCGGCATGAACGACGCCCTGGCCATGGCGCTCACCTCAAGCCTGCACATCAAGGACGGCATCCCGCTGGAGGGCAGCTGGGACAACTACTTCTACACCCGGCAGTGGAACACCCCGCCCGACCTGCGGGTCGTCGTGATGGCAAGGACCGGTGACAAGCCCGCCGGGGCGGGCGAGCTGGGCGTCGCGCCCGCGTTCGCCGCGATCGCCTGCGCCTACGCACGCGCCACCGGGACGCTGCCGACCAGCTTCCCGATCAACCACGGCACGCTCAGCTTCGAACCGCTGCCGCTCGAGCCGTCAACCCCGCAGTCCCCGACCGACGGTCTCGACCGCGCCTACTGA
- a CDS encoding (2Fe-2S)-binding protein yields the protein MPSHTFKLNGERITVEAEDDVRLLWVLRDLLGVTGPKYGCGLGVCQSCTSHINGKAFNPCSVPVSKIGSDDEITTIEGLPGTVGKELHPMQEAWLDLDVSQCGYCQPGQIMAAVAKVRQAADAGREISDGDLDEIRNICRCGTYTRIREAIKAGAKRM from the coding sequence GTGCCAAGCCACACCTTCAAGCTCAACGGCGAGCGGATCACCGTCGAGGCCGAGGACGACGTACGCCTCCTGTGGGTCCTGCGCGATCTGCTCGGCGTCACGGGACCCAAGTACGGCTGCGGTCTCGGTGTCTGCCAGTCCTGTACGTCGCACATCAACGGCAAGGCGTTCAACCCCTGTTCGGTGCCGGTGTCGAAGATCGGCTCCGACGACGAGATCACCACGATCGAGGGCCTGCCCGGCACGGTCGGCAAGGAACTGCACCCCATGCAGGAGGCCTGGCTCGACCTCGACGTGTCGCAGTGCGGGTACTGCCAGCCGGGGCAGATCATGGCCGCGGTCGCCAAGGTGCGGCAGGCCGCCGACGCCGGTCGTGAGATCAGCGACGGCGACCTGGACGAGATCCGCAACATCTGCCGCTGCGGCACGTACACCCGGATCCGGGAGGCCATCAAGGCCGGGGCGAAGCGGATGTGA
- a CDS encoding TetR/AcrR family transcriptional regulator, whose amino-acid sequence MGTDRLDEVLDAAYDCLTRYGVRRTTMDDIATTMGVSRSAVYQYVRNKDDAFRKLARRLHTQALERAERAAATPDAPQAERIRGVLAAKLDLVLRLAGDSPHSAELLDHKARLFGDICHDFTGSLRRLLIGLFGEAGTPATVEPAEAADMCIALVIGLESVSEGEHLFGPATDALLTGLLVTPPLDAPLNVPLS is encoded by the coding sequence ATGGGCACCGACCGGCTCGACGAGGTCCTCGATGCCGCCTACGACTGCCTCACCAGGTACGGCGTACGGCGCACCACGATGGACGACATCGCCACCACCATGGGCGTGTCCCGGTCAGCGGTCTACCAGTACGTACGCAACAAGGACGACGCCTTCCGCAAGCTCGCCCGGCGCCTGCACACCCAGGCGCTGGAGCGGGCCGAGCGGGCGGCCGCCACCCCGGACGCCCCGCAGGCCGAACGCATCCGGGGCGTCCTCGCGGCCAAGCTCGACCTGGTCCTGCGCCTGGCCGGGGACTCTCCGCACTCCGCCGAACTCCTCGACCACAAGGCCCGCCTGTTCGGCGACATCTGCCACGACTTCACGGGCTCGCTGCGCCGCCTGCTCATCGGCCTGTTCGGCGAGGCGGGGACCCCCGCGACGGTGGAACCGGCCGAGGCCGCCGACATGTGCATAGCCCTCGTCATCGGCCTGGAGTCCGTCTCCGAAGGGGAACACCTCTTCGGGCCCGCGACGGACGCGCTCCTGACCGGACTCCTCGTCACGCCCCCTCTCGACGCGCCGCTGAACGTGCCGCTGAGCTGA
- a CDS encoding type 1 glutamine amidotransferase domain-containing protein — protein sequence MSKILFVLTGAHHWTLADGTQHPTGFWAEEAVAPYEAFKAAGHEIVVATPGGVVPPVDRASLAPEFNGGQEGADKVAATLESIDELNHPIKIDEVDLADYAAVFYPGGHGPMEDLAVNADSGRLLTLALESGKPLGVVCHGPAALLAATKADGSNAFAGYELTGFTNVEETQSGFADKAKWLLQDRLVVAGADFQEGEPWAPKVVVDRNLVTGQNPASAAPLATELLKKLA from the coding sequence ATGTCCAAGATCCTTTTCGTCCTGACCGGCGCCCACCACTGGACCCTGGCCGACGGCACCCAGCACCCGACCGGCTTCTGGGCCGAGGAGGCCGTCGCCCCGTACGAGGCGTTCAAGGCCGCGGGCCACGAGATCGTCGTCGCGACGCCGGGCGGTGTCGTCCCGCCCGTGGACCGGGCGAGCCTGGCGCCCGAGTTCAACGGCGGCCAGGAAGGCGCCGACAAGGTCGCCGCCACCCTCGAATCGATCGACGAGCTGAACCACCCCATCAAGATCGACGAGGTCGACCTGGCCGACTATGCCGCGGTCTTCTACCCCGGCGGCCACGGCCCCATGGAGGACCTCGCCGTCAACGCGGACTCCGGCAGGCTGCTCACCCTCGCCCTGGAGTCGGGCAAGCCGCTCGGCGTCGTCTGCCACGGCCCGGCCGCCCTGCTCGCCGCGACGAAGGCCGACGGCTCCAACGCCTTCGCCGGCTATGAGCTGACCGGCTTCACCAACGTCGAGGAGACCCAGTCCGGGTTCGCCGACAAGGCCAAGTGGCTGCTCCAGGACCGCCTGGTCGTGGCGGGCGCCGACTTCCAGGAGGGCGAGCCGTGGGCCCCGAAGGTCGTCGTCGACCGCAACCTGGTCACCGGTCAGAACCCGGCGTCCGCCGCCCCGCTGGCCACCGAACTCCTGAAGAAGCTGGCCTGA
- a CDS encoding heme-binding protein, translating to MKKISLRTRVLTGTVAAAALSAGTFGAVSANAATPAAPAAAKADTAGKNVTQTSHLTIDAATEAAQATLDAAEKENQRVSVAVVDRNGNTILTLRGDGAGPQSYEAAEKKAFTAVSWNAPTSELAKRLDKAPTLKDIPGTLFLAGGAPVADKGAPIAGIGVAGAPSGDLDEKFAQAGVAALAK from the coding sequence ATGAAGAAGATTTCGCTGCGTACCCGCGTCCTCACCGGCACCGTTGCCGCCGCCGCCCTCTCCGCCGGCACGTTCGGAGCCGTCTCCGCCAACGCCGCCACGCCGGCCGCCCCCGCCGCGGCCAAGGCCGACACCGCCGGCAAGAACGTCACGCAGACCTCCCACCTGACGATCGACGCCGCCACCGAGGCCGCGCAGGCCACCCTGGACGCCGCCGAGAAGGAGAACCAGCGCGTCTCCGTCGCCGTCGTGGACCGCAACGGCAACACCATCCTGACGCTGCGCGGCGACGGCGCGGGCCCGCAGTCCTACGAGGCGGCCGAGAAGAAGGCGTTCACCGCCGTCTCCTGGAACGCCCCGACCTCCGAGCTGGCCAAGCGCCTCGACAAGGCCCCCACGCTGAAGGACATCCCCGGCACCCTCTTCCTCGCGGGCGGCGCCCCCGTCGCCGACAAGGGCGCCCCGATCGCGGGCATCGGCGTCGCGGGCGCGCCCTCCGGCGACCTGGACGAGAAGTTCGCCCAGGCCGGCGTCGCCGCCCTCGCCAAGTAG
- a CDS encoding nuclear transport factor 2 family protein: MQAFRKAVEAGDHAAIEALLADDVVFSSPVVFRPYPGKATTAAILRGVTRVFEDFRYVREINDAGGRDSALVFEARVGDREITGCDFLHLDENGLIDEFTVMVRPLSAAQALAAAMGAQWERITEEAAAG; the protein is encoded by the coding sequence ATGCAGGCATTCCGCAAGGCCGTCGAGGCGGGCGATCACGCGGCCATCGAGGCGCTCCTGGCCGATGACGTCGTCTTCAGCAGCCCGGTCGTGTTCCGCCCTTACCCCGGCAAGGCGACCACGGCCGCGATCCTGCGCGGCGTCACGCGCGTCTTCGAGGACTTCCGCTACGTACGCGAGATCAATGACGCCGGGGGCCGCGATTCCGCGCTCGTCTTCGAAGCCCGCGTCGGCGACCGCGAGATCACTGGCTGCGACTTCCTCCACCTCGACGAGAACGGCCTGATCGACGAGTTCACGGTGATGGTGCGTCCGCTGTCGGCCGCGCAGGCGCTCGCCGCAGCGATGGGCGCCCAGTGGGAGCGGATCACCGAGGAGGCGGCCGCCGGGTGA
- a CDS encoding bifunctional cytochrome P450/NADPH--P450 reductase: MPPTPAPTAALPDLSATGQTIDVDGIPLIDISATGPGAAPLQQAMELTRRHGPVVRRRLHGRDALFVSDLDLVTELADEQRFAKHVGPALENVREFTADGLFTAYNDEPDWARAHDILMPAFALGSMRTYHPVMLRVAHRLIESWDRGACDGRPVDVPGDMTRMTLDTIGLAGFGYDFGSFERAEPHPFVDSMVRCLEWSMTRLSRTPGSDHSAADAAFRADARYLAQVVDEVVSARADAPGTAESAEDLLGLMLTARHPGDGGKLSTANIRNQVITFLIAGHETTSGAMSFALYYLSKHPAVLRLVRREVDALWGDTADPEPTFDEVGRLTYTHQVLNEALRLWPTAAAFGRHAREDTLLGGRIPLRAGQGVTVLTPMLHRQPVWGDNPELFDPSRFTPEAEAARSPHAFKPFGTGERACIGRQFALHEATMLLAMLVHRYRLHDHADYRLTVKETLTLKPDGFTLTLTPRTAADRLHGELPGTAARPAAAAETDAVALPARVRAGTRALFLHGSNYGTCRDFAAQLADEAASVGCETEVAPLDAYAGALPVDRPVVITAASYNGRPTDDAAAFTSWLDGAPAATAENVTYAVLGVGDRNWAATYQHVPTRFDERLTELGGTRLLDRTAADASGDLGGAVRDFTARLRTALLERYGDPDAAEAEADHLSDAYEVRELTGGPLDALAARHGLAPMTVTEAYDLTAPGHPRVKRFLRLALPDGVTYRTGDHLTVLPVQDPASVERAAGALGLDLDAALDIRAGRPRRDGLAVDRPLTVRQLLSRHVELQERPTAGQLAALAAANPCPPERVALAALADDAEARAADGRTLLEVVEAHPALRGALDWPTLLEVLTPLRPRHYSVSSSPAVRPGQVDLMVSLLQAPARSGSGRLYRGTGSGHLVGLRPGDTVLARVQPCREAFRIDHGDTADTAPVIMVAAGTGLAPFRGTVEDRAALLASGSQLPPALCYFGCDRPDADFLHADELRAAEAAGAVSLRPAFSEAPVDGVTFVQHRIAAEGDEVWGLLTADARVYVCGDGSRMAPGVRDAFRTLHRDRTPGATAEDSEKWLDELIGAGRYVEDVYAAG; this comes from the coding sequence ATGCCCCCCACACCCGCCCCCACCGCAGCGCTCCCGGACCTGTCCGCGACCGGACAGACGATCGACGTCGACGGCATCCCGCTGATCGACATCTCCGCGACCGGTCCTGGGGCCGCCCCGCTGCAGCAGGCCATGGAGCTGACCCGGCGGCACGGCCCGGTGGTGCGGCGACGGCTGCACGGCAGGGACGCCCTGTTCGTCAGCGATCTCGACCTCGTCACCGAACTCGCCGACGAGCAGCGGTTCGCCAAGCATGTCGGGCCCGCCCTGGAGAACGTGCGCGAGTTCACCGCGGACGGCCTGTTCACCGCGTACAACGACGAGCCCGACTGGGCCCGCGCGCACGACATCCTGATGCCCGCGTTCGCACTGGGCTCGATGCGGACCTACCACCCGGTCATGCTGCGCGTCGCCCACCGGCTCATCGAGTCGTGGGACCGCGGCGCCTGCGACGGGCGCCCCGTGGACGTGCCCGGCGACATGACCCGGATGACCCTGGACACCATCGGACTCGCCGGGTTCGGCTATGACTTCGGGTCCTTCGAGCGGGCCGAGCCGCATCCGTTCGTCGACTCCATGGTGCGCTGCCTGGAGTGGAGCATGACGCGTCTGAGCCGTACGCCGGGCAGTGACCACTCGGCGGCCGACGCGGCGTTCCGGGCCGACGCCCGTTATCTGGCACAGGTGGTCGACGAGGTCGTCTCCGCGCGCGCCGACGCTCCCGGTACGGCGGAGTCCGCCGAGGATCTGCTCGGCCTGATGCTCACCGCGCGGCATCCCGGCGACGGCGGGAAGCTGAGCACCGCCAACATCCGCAACCAGGTGATCACGTTCCTGATCGCGGGGCACGAGACGACGTCGGGCGCGATGTCCTTCGCCCTGTATTACCTCTCCAAGCACCCCGCCGTGCTGCGGCTCGTGCGCCGCGAGGTCGACGCGCTCTGGGGGGACACCGCCGACCCCGAGCCGACGTTCGACGAGGTGGGGCGGCTCACGTACACCCATCAGGTGCTCAACGAAGCGCTGCGGCTGTGGCCGACGGCCGCCGCGTTCGGCCGCCACGCCCGCGAGGACACGCTCCTCGGCGGCCGCATCCCGCTGCGCGCCGGGCAGGGCGTCACGGTCCTGACCCCGATGCTGCACCGGCAGCCGGTGTGGGGCGACAACCCGGAGCTCTTCGACCCCTCGCGCTTCACCCCGGAGGCGGAGGCGGCCCGCTCCCCGCACGCGTTCAAGCCGTTCGGCACCGGTGAACGGGCTTGCATCGGGCGGCAGTTCGCGCTGCACGAGGCGACGATGCTGCTCGCCATGCTGGTCCACCGCTACCGGCTGCACGACCACGCCGACTACCGGCTGACCGTCAAGGAGACGCTCACCCTCAAGCCCGATGGCTTCACGCTCACCCTCACACCCCGCACCGCGGCCGACCGCCTGCACGGTGAGCTGCCGGGCACCGCCGCCCGCCCCGCGGCTGCCGCCGAGACCGATGCGGTGGCGCTGCCCGCCCGGGTTCGCGCCGGCACCCGCGCGCTGTTCCTGCACGGCAGCAACTACGGCACCTGCCGGGACTTCGCGGCCCAACTCGCCGACGAGGCGGCCTCGGTGGGCTGCGAGACGGAGGTCGCGCCGCTGGACGCCTACGCCGGGGCACTGCCCGTCGACCGCCCGGTCGTCATCACCGCGGCCTCCTACAACGGCCGCCCCACCGACGACGCGGCGGCGTTCACCTCCTGGCTGGACGGCGCGCCCGCGGCCACCGCCGAGAACGTCACGTACGCGGTGCTCGGCGTGGGCGACCGCAACTGGGCCGCCACCTATCAGCACGTCCCGACCCGCTTCGACGAGCGGCTCACGGAGCTTGGCGGCACCCGGCTGCTCGACCGTACGGCGGCCGACGCGTCGGGCGATCTCGGCGGCGCGGTACGGGACTTCACGGCCCGGCTGCGCACCGCGCTGCTCGAGCGGTACGGCGACCCCGACGCGGCGGAAGCGGAAGCGGATCACCTCTCGGACGCGTACGAGGTCCGTGAGCTGACCGGCGGCCCGCTGGACGCCCTTGCCGCGCGCCACGGGCTCGCCCCGATGACCGTGACGGAGGCGTACGACCTCACCGCGCCCGGCCACCCCCGCGTCAAGCGGTTCCTGCGGCTCGCGCTGCCCGACGGCGTGACCTACCGCACCGGCGACCACCTCACCGTACTGCCCGTCCAGGACCCGGCATCGGTCGAACGGGCCGCCGGGGCACTCGGGTTGGACCTGGACGCCGCCCTTGACATCCGCGCGGGCCGCCCGCGCCGTGACGGTCTCGCCGTGGACCGTCCGCTGACGGTCCGCCAACTCCTGTCCCGCCACGTCGAGTTGCAGGAGCGCCCGACCGCCGGGCAGCTGGCCGCGCTCGCCGCTGCCAATCCGTGCCCGCCGGAGCGTGTGGCCCTCGCCGCCCTGGCCGACGATGCCGAGGCTCGGGCCGCCGACGGGCGCACGCTGCTCGAAGTGGTCGAGGCGCACCCGGCGTTGCGCGGCGCCCTGGACTGGCCGACGCTTCTGGAGGTGCTCACGCCGCTGCGTCCGCGCCACTATTCGGTGTCCTCGTCGCCCGCGGTCCGGCCGGGCCAGGTGGACCTGATGGTCTCCCTGCTGCAGGCGCCCGCCCGCTCCGGGAGCGGCCGCCTCTACCGGGGGACGGGCTCCGGCCATCTGGTCGGCCTGCGTCCTGGCGACACGGTCCTCGCCCGTGTCCAGCCGTGCCGCGAGGCGTTCCGTATCGATCACGGGGACACAGCAGACACAGCGCCGGTCATCATGGTCGCCGCCGGCACCGGTCTCGCGCCCTTCCGGGGTACGGTCGAGGACCGTGCCGCGCTGCTGGCCTCGGGCTCCCAACTCCCGCCCGCGCTCTGCTACTTCGGCTGCGACCGGCCGGACGCCGACTTCCTGCACGCCGATGAGCTGCGCGCCGCAGAGGCAGCGGGGGCGGTCTCGCTGCGGCCCGCGTTCAGCGAGGCGCCGGTCGACGGGGTCACCTTCGTCCAGCACCGCATCGCCGCCGAGGGCGACGAGGTGTGGGGGCTGCTGACCGCCGACGCTCGCGTCTACGTCTGCGGCGACGGCTCCCGCATGGCGCCCGGCGTACGCGACGCCTTCCGCACCCTCCACCGGGACCGCACACCGGGGGCCACGGCCGAGGACTCGGAGAAGTGGCTCGACGAGCTGATCGGGGCGGGGCGTTACGTCGAGGACGTGTACGCCGCCGGGTAG
- a CDS encoding PadR family transcriptional regulator, which translates to MSLKYAVLAALLEGESSGYDLAKVFDVSVGNFWSATPQQLYRELERLDGEGLIEARVVQQERRPNKRMYTLTDTGRRALHAFAAEPPRPTAIRDELLVKIQAMDAGDPEATRALLEERATWSRGKLAGYERQRERLLAGRDEEAFLRDAERVGPYLTLMRGRAFEEENLRWCERALEILARRETSPSPAPYPAAYTSST; encoded by the coding sequence ATGTCTCTGAAGTACGCGGTCCTGGCGGCGCTCCTGGAAGGCGAGTCGTCCGGCTACGACCTGGCCAAGGTCTTCGACGTGTCCGTGGGGAACTTCTGGTCGGCCACGCCCCAGCAGCTCTACCGCGAGCTGGAGCGCCTGGACGGCGAGGGCCTGATCGAGGCGCGCGTGGTGCAGCAGGAACGCAGGCCGAACAAGCGGATGTACACGCTCACCGACACGGGCCGCCGCGCACTGCACGCCTTCGCGGCCGAGCCGCCGCGCCCGACCGCCATCCGCGACGAACTCCTGGTCAAGATCCAGGCCATGGACGCGGGAGACCCGGAGGCCACCCGGGCGCTCCTGGAGGAGCGCGCGACGTGGTCGCGGGGCAAGCTCGCCGGCTATGAACGGCAGCGCGAACGCCTCCTCGCCGGACGTGACGAGGAGGCGTTTCTGCGCGACGCCGAACGCGTCGGCCCCTACCTCACGCTGATGCGCGGCCGCGCCTTCGAGGAGGAGAACCTGCGCTGGTGCGAGCGGGCCCTTGAGATCCTGGCCCGCCGCGAGACTTCGCCCTCCCCGGCTCCCTACCCGGCGGCGTACACGTCCTCGACGTAA